Sequence from the Caballeronia sp. SL2Y3 genome:
GCGTTTCCAACGAGGCGAAAGATGAAGACCATCAAGGGCCCGGCGATTTTTCTCGCTCAGTTCATGGGCGGAGAAGCGCCGTTCGACACGCTCGCCAGTCTTGCGTCGTGGGCGGCGGGACTCGGCTACAAGGGCATTCAGGTGCCCGCCGATCCGCGCCTGATCGACCTGGAGAAAGCCGCATCGAGCGATGCCTATTGCGACGACATTCGTCGCACGGTCGCGGATGCGGGCGTTGTCATCACCGAATTGTCGACGCATTTGCAAGGGCAGCTGGTTGCCGTGCATCCGGCCTACGACACGCTGTTCGACGGCTTCGCCGCGCCGCATGTGCGCGGCAATCCGCAGGCGCGCACCGAATGGGCGATATCGCAATTGAAGCACGCGGCGGCGGCATCGAAGCGGCTGGGCCTGAATGCGCACGTCACGTTCTCCGGCGCGCTCGCGTGGCCGTACGTGTATCCGTGGCCGCAGCGCCCGGCGGGTCTCGTCGAAGCCGCGTTCGATGAATTGGCCACGCGCTGGCGTCCGATACTCGATGAGTTCGACCGCGCGGGCATCGACGTGTGCTACGAGCTGCATCCCGGCGAAGACCTGCACGACGGCGTGACGTTCGAGCGTTTCCTCGCGGCCGTGGACGATCACCCTCGCGCGAATATCCTCTACGACCCGAGTCACTTCGTCTTGCAGCAACTGGACTATCTCGCGTTCATCGACATCTATCACGCGCGCATCAAGGCGTTTCATGTGAAGGACGCGGAGTTCCGGCCGAACGGGCGG
This genomic interval carries:
- a CDS encoding sugar phosphate isomerase/epimerase; the encoded protein is MKTIKGPAIFLAQFMGGEAPFDTLASLASWAAGLGYKGIQVPADPRLIDLEKAASSDAYCDDIRRTVADAGVVITELSTHLQGQLVAVHPAYDTLFDGFAAPHVRGNPQARTEWAISQLKHAAAASKRLGLNAHVTFSGALAWPYVYPWPQRPAGLVEAAFDELATRWRPILDEFDRAGIDVCYELHPGEDLHDGVTFERFLAAVDDHPRANILYDPSHFVLQQLDYLAFIDIYHARIKAFHVKDAEFRPNGRQGVYGGYSGWVERAGRFRSLGDGQIDFKAIFSKMAQYDFPGWAVLEWECALKHPEDGAREGATFIRDHIIRVAEHAFDDFAGSGASREQMRDVLGIGNKAGEKR